A window of the Bacteroides thetaiotaomicron VPI-5482 genome harbors these coding sequences:
- a CDS encoding Mfa1 family fimbria major subunit (Members of this family are fimbrial shaft proteins (major subunit proteins), found in the Bacteriodetes. The family is named for Mfa1 from Porphyromonas gingivalis, and is related to but distinct from the family of FimA from the species.), translating into MKVKNLLLAGLAVAAMTACSNDEIIDNDGIQTNGENAAMQINFQFPTTRVVSDGGTNAGIDIEYAATEITAVLEYTETNKRIVVKGLTFGQQTESGARIYSTEKFQVEAGNNVKVYAFINPIMEIPTTGLENLKVGKQKLPSEGLDYIAETIAKSGNFMMSNVNGEPTVIKAIVGGTDTNTANISVERISAKLTEETKRSIDNKYELTTPTFVGPKVYVQILSHTYTNLADDSYVLGGRNAAWSSFLHPYKTGEVSETDYRWLNATGTTYVLENLGSEWNTATSTSVLYQGQVFFENDGNQEIAGTFYSRPKLQSDGETWKVQIYKNWEELCADVDLTGIGENDDVALANRSIMRYAGGKCYYQAPIEHFGVGANIARNNWYQLKVTSIADLGYPKPVPPTPENETKLMMSVTIAPWTIHINNVGL; encoded by the coding sequence ATGAAAGTAAAGAATTTATTATTAGCAGGTTTGGCAGTAGCAGCCATGACAGCTTGTAGCAATGACGAAATCATTGACAATGATGGAATCCAAACAAATGGTGAAAATGCAGCAATGCAAATCAATTTCCAGTTTCCCACAACTAGAGTTGTATCAGATGGTGGCACAAATGCAGGTATAGATATTGAGTATGCAGCTACTGAAATTACAGCAGTTTTAGAGTACACTGAAACAAACAAAAGAATTGTTGTAAAAGGATTAACCTTTGGTCAACAAACTGAAAGTGGTGCTAGAATATACAGCACAGAGAAATTCCAAGTTGAAGCAGGAAACAATGTAAAGGTTTACGCATTTATTAATCCTATTATGGAGATACCAACAACTGGTTTGGAGAATTTAAAGGTTGGAAAACAAAAATTACCAAGTGAAGGTTTGGATTATATAGCTGAAACAATAGCTAAATCTGGTAATTTTATGATGAGCAATGTTAATGGAGAACCTACTGTAATAAAAGCAATTGTAGGTGGAACAGATACCAATACAGCAAACATTAGCGTTGAACGAATCAGTGCAAAATTAACAGAAGAGACAAAGCGCTCTATAGACAACAAATATGAATTAACAACTCCCACTTTCGTAGGACCAAAGGTGTATGTACAAATTTTGAGCCATACATACACTAATCTAGCTGACGATTCTTATGTACTTGGTGGTAGAAATGCAGCATGGTCGTCATTCTTACACCCATATAAAACAGGTGAAGTAAGTGAGACTGATTACAGATGGTTGAATGCAACAGGAACAACATACGTACTCGAAAATTTAGGTAGTGAATGGAATACAGCAACTAGCACCAGCGTTCTTTATCAAGGACAAGTTTTCTTCGAAAATGACGGAAATCAAGAAATAGCAGGAACATTCTACAGCAGACCTAAATTACAAAGTGATGGTGAAACATGGAAAGTTCAAATTTACAAGAATTGGGAAGAATTATGTGCAGATGTTGATCTTACTGGTATTGGAGAAAATGACGACGTAGCTTTGGCTAACAGAAGTATCATGAGATATGCAGGAGGAAAATGCTATTATCAAGCACCTATCGAGCATTTTGGTGTTGGAGCTAATATCGCTCGCAATAACTGGTACCAACTAAAAGTTACTTCTATTGCTGATTTAGGTTATCCGAAACCTGTACCTCCAACTCCTGAAAATGAAACGAAATTAATGATGAGTGTTACTATAGCTCCTTGGACTATCCATATCAATAATGTTGGTCTTTAA
- a CDS encoding fimbrial protein, translated as MKKQNNILKLIKNITYLTLACIAFNACTDEEIYKSSEIVEGVPVEVGFKFTIPSMQKVSTRGLSDEGEFQVNDLYVLIFNANNDQARKTGGGYYNSDLIKNVITGNQANGKVSSGTLTLKTTSGESLIYAVANVKGNDLGGDITAALENVNSLADFKKLSVALTIKANVERSSPALVMSGAYIDGSTQPQTGYCNIPAQSTTLSGKISLTRLDSHIIFKITPNMQANGGKIKTFTPKSWRVYNVPNKSYIVAQDADAVGNTAEDYENTESSIRFGEQTDNIYDFDFYMLENRKNAKTYEGRSIENYKQREEEVKTNEHKNTGEYKYVEPYATFVEIKAHMEIENADNDNGIRVADVTYVIHLGYVDNVAADFKNERNKKYTYNVTINNVEDIVTEVTEEGNPENTPGAEGDIVDSQTTVYNLDAHYGYLILKFKYSEVKDGLQFYVKTPFGETNNDDKSVVGHDCKWLRFARCNNESTLANYPKDGKGLINLFELKADIEDQYQKDTNKDNTYYYTVFVDEYFYENNPLETSSNNNWGNENWEEFVNKDDRYALLIFSPQKSPDGESSYASAKYMITQKSIQTYYSTEKFNSDKTALGMEHIDETGVPNGWESGSYGSSQENGYKNTYPVVNNTNISSYGTETLSNGKNTFTINDAANAIQACMARNRDENNDGKISGSEVKWFLPAINQLVGMFLGAESLPTPLFGDGDKQPGTYTYNKKEIGTYGTYHYISSDKQRLWSEEGATFGPAAGILYAKAPEKLRCVRTLGISSQYNSTSKKEGKIYNMNNSYTFQMAYLDKQSIRTSFIENGELDLHHNFSSYNRPYTAFQVANKRMTIDGIETSNGWGGSNNRPRPTNWESLVKNSGLSRSVCTNYFENANKSDKGSWRAPNQRELMIIYLQDPSLVEYQVTDAYDYRYGSFTRTCWKFNENDHFTVDKDLITKGTVGSFVRCVRDVK; from the coding sequence ATGAAAAAGCAAAACAATATATTGAAATTAATAAAAAATATAACATACTTGACATTAGCTTGTATAGCTTTTAATGCTTGTACAGATGAAGAAATATATAAATCATCAGAGATTGTAGAGGGAGTTCCCGTAGAGGTCGGATTTAAATTCACTATACCTTCCATGCAGAAAGTCAGTACTCGCGGATTAAGCGATGAAGGAGAATTCCAAGTAAACGACCTGTATGTCCTCATCTTCAATGCCAACAACGACCAGGCTAGAAAAACTGGAGGAGGGTACTATAACAGTGATCTGATTAAGAATGTTATTACAGGTAACCAAGCAAACGGGAAAGTTTCTTCCGGCACACTAACATTAAAAACAACTAGTGGAGAAAGCCTTATCTACGCAGTAGCCAATGTAAAAGGTAACGATCTAGGTGGTGATATCACTGCAGCATTAGAGAACGTTAATTCATTAGCCGATTTTAAAAAGTTGTCTGTAGCATTGACAATCAAAGCGAATGTGGAGCGTTCGTCGCCCGCACTTGTGATGAGTGGTGCTTATATAGATGGAAGCACACAACCACAAACTGGATATTGTAACATTCCGGCACAGTCAACCACTCTTAGCGGAAAGATTAGCCTCACCCGTCTGGACTCACATATTATCTTCAAGATTACTCCAAACATGCAAGCTAATGGAGGAAAGATCAAAACATTTACTCCAAAAAGTTGGAGAGTATACAATGTGCCCAATAAATCTTATATAGTAGCTCAAGACGCTGATGCAGTCGGTAATACAGCAGAAGATTACGAGAATACAGAATCTTCTATTAGGTTTGGAGAACAAACTGATAACATTTATGATTTCGACTTTTATATGTTAGAAAACCGAAAGAATGCCAAAACTTATGAAGGTAGATCAATCGAGAATTACAAACAACGTGAAGAAGAGGTCAAAACTAATGAACATAAAAATACAGGAGAATATAAATATGTAGAACCTTATGCGACCTTTGTAGAGATTAAGGCGCACATGGAAATTGAAAATGCAGACAATGACAATGGTATACGAGTAGCCGACGTTACTTACGTCATTCATTTGGGATATGTTGATAATGTTGCGGCTGACTTCAAAAATGAAAGAAATAAAAAATATACATATAATGTAACTATCAATAATGTAGAAGATATTGTTACGGAAGTAACAGAGGAGGGAAATCCGGAAAATACTCCAGGAGCAGAAGGTGATATCGTAGACTCACAGACTACTGTATATAATCTAGACGCTCATTATGGATATTTGATTTTAAAATTCAAGTACTCAGAAGTGAAAGATGGATTGCAATTCTATGTAAAAACTCCTTTTGGAGAAACAAATAATGACGACAAATCAGTAGTAGGTCATGATTGCAAATGGCTGCGATTTGCACGTTGCAATAACGAATCTACATTGGCAAATTATCCAAAAGATGGAAAGGGATTGATTAACTTGTTTGAATTAAAAGCAGATATCGAAGATCAATACCAGAAAGATACCAATAAAGATAATACATATTATTATACAGTATTTGTAGACGAATATTTTTACGAAAATAATCCGCTAGAAACTTCCTCTAATAATAATTGGGGGAACGAAAATTGGGAAGAATTTGTTAATAAAGACGACCGCTATGCACTACTAATCTTTAGTCCACAAAAAAGTCCGGATGGAGAAAGTAGCTATGCAAGTGCGAAATATATGATCACACAAAAATCTATCCAAACCTATTACAGCACAGAAAAATTTAATAGTGACAAAACTGCGCTAGGTATGGAACATATAGATGAAACAGGTGTACCTAATGGATGGGAAAGCGGAAGTTACGGCAGTTCTCAAGAAAATGGATATAAGAATACCTATCCTGTAGTTAACAACACCAATATAAGTAGCTACGGAACAGAAACTCTATCAAATGGTAAGAATACATTTACAATAAATGATGCAGCAAATGCTATTCAAGCATGCATGGCACGTAACAGAGATGAAAACAATGATGGAAAAATCAGCGGCTCAGAAGTAAAATGGTTCTTGCCTGCCATCAACCAGTTAGTTGGAATGTTCTTAGGTGCAGAAAGCTTACCAACTCCACTATTTGGTGATGGTGATAAGCAACCTGGAACATATACATATAATAAAAAAGAAATAGGAACTTATGGTACTTACCACTATATTAGTAGTGATAAGCAAAGACTGTGGTCAGAAGAAGGAGCCACTTTTGGTCCCGCTGCAGGTATACTTTATGCAAAAGCCCCCGAAAAGCTTAGATGTGTACGTACTTTAGGAATCAGTTCCCAATATAATAGTACAAGTAAAAAGGAAGGAAAGATATATAATATGAATAATAGTTATACATTCCAGATGGCTTATCTAGATAAGCAAAGTATACGTACCTCATTTATAGAGAATGGTGAATTAGATTTACATCACAATTTTAGTTCTTACAATAGACCTTATACTGCATTCCAAGTTGCCAATAAACGAATGACAATTGATGGGATAGAGACCAGCAACGGATGGGGAGGATCGAATAATAGACCAAGACCCACAAACTGGGAATCACTTGTAAAAAACAGTGGACTATCTCGTAGTGTATGTACAAATTACTTTGAGAATGCTAATAAGTCTGATAAAGGTTCATGGAGAGCACCTAATCAAAGAGAACTTATGATTATCTATCTTCAAGATCCGAGTTTGGTAGAATACCAAGTCACAGATGCTTATGATTATCGATATGGTTCTTTTACAAGAACATGTTGGAAATTCAACGAAAATGATCATTTTACTGTAGATAAGGACTTAATAACAAAAGGCACTGTTGGTTCATTTGTTCGTTGTGTTCGTGACGTTAAATAA
- a CDS encoding FimB/Mfa2 family fimbrial subunit, translating into MKYSHLTYYLLAILCMMATSCVSDGVMGDCPIDNNDQAVLIEGGKVNFALTFPTSSTRGINGSSEGLASERTINDVQVYTFVGGKFVEKVKYILISGTNGDATRFVEGKLTETYMTGTAMDFVVMVNTESKGVQSPTMTKGNSKADLYKQLVYSYEGKNWSTNIPMWGEGTIASIQSGEYNIGELTLQRAIAKVNVTVNDGKGLENFEITNVSLHNYNNGGYCAPTNANGQPSIPTNVVKATTPLSAGSLSGTQGNNIENKFYIPEHKNIGVDKAEQLYLKIEAKVKGQIKYYDIMFSENGSDYDVLRNYMYVFNITNVKVEVDVNPILEYEVKIWEEKTVNIPSFN; encoded by the coding sequence ATGAAATACTCTCATTTGACATATTATCTGCTAGCTATCTTATGCATGATGGCAACATCGTGTGTCTCAGACGGAGTCATGGGTGATTGTCCGATCGATAACAACGACCAAGCAGTACTAATAGAAGGTGGCAAAGTCAATTTCGCATTAACTTTCCCGACTTCTTCCACACGAGGCATAAATGGCTCATCAGAAGGTTTAGCAAGCGAACGAACAATTAACGATGTTCAAGTATACACTTTCGTAGGAGGAAAATTCGTTGAGAAAGTAAAGTATATTCTGATAAGCGGCACCAACGGAGATGCAACCCGCTTTGTAGAAGGAAAACTGACAGAGACATATATGACAGGAACCGCTATGGATTTTGTGGTAATGGTGAATACGGAAAGTAAGGGTGTGCAATCTCCTACCATGACAAAAGGAAACAGTAAAGCTGATTTATATAAACAATTGGTTTATAGTTATGAAGGCAAAAACTGGTCAACAAATATTCCGATGTGGGGAGAGGGAACTATTGCATCCATTCAATCGGGAGAATATAATATAGGAGAACTTACATTGCAACGTGCTATTGCCAAAGTGAATGTAACGGTGAATGACGGTAAAGGATTGGAAAACTTTGAAATCACCAATGTAAGTTTACACAATTACAATAATGGCGGATATTGTGCTCCGACCAATGCGAATGGTCAACCTTCTATCCCAACCAATGTTGTTAAAGCAACAACACCTCTGTCTGCAGGCTCTCTGAGCGGAACGCAAGGCAATAATATTGAGAATAAATTCTATATTCCAGAACATAAGAACATAGGTGTAGATAAAGCTGAACAGCTCTATTTGAAGATAGAAGCAAAAGTGAAAGGACAAATAAAATACTATGATATTATGTTCAGTGAAAATGGAAGTGATTATGACGTTCTTCGTAACTATATGTATGTATTCAATATTACTAATGTAAAGGTGGAAGTAGATGTCAATCCTATTTTAGAATATGAAGTAAAAATATGGGAAGAAAAAACTGTGAATATTCCGTCATTTAATTAA
- a CDS encoding DUF3874 domain-containing protein has protein sequence MMEKVTQMIAMLIKAWKKESVSQIDTPPVPATPEPKQQSPNNSACLTERVNTFLQTHYDFRYNRLTEETEFRPLSGAKTEFRPIGKRELNTLCMEAHAEGISCWDKDVSRYIYSTQIGEYHPFRLYMDELPPWDGIDRLTPLARRVSALPLWVKGFHTWMLGLAAQWEGKTGVHANSLAPILISAEQGRMKSTFCKSLMPKVLQRYYMDNLKLTSEGQAERLLSEMGLINLDEFDKYAESKMPLLKNLMQMSSLHVCKAYQRNFRDLPRIASFIGTSNRSDLMSDPTGSRRFFCVEVEKPINCEGIEHEQIFAQLKAELADGCPYWFDKETEREIQQNNAPFYRTCPAEEVFLSCFRTSASAEEKYLRLSAADIYKELKKRNAAALRGFNPNHFAQVLIKMGVERKHTEYGNVYLVVRR, from the coding sequence ATGATGGAAAAAGTAACCCAAATGATCGCCATGCTGATAAAGGCATGGAAAAAAGAGAGCGTATCACAGATTGACACACCTCCCGTTCCCGCAACGCCCGAACCGAAGCAGCAGTCCCCCAACAACTCCGCCTGCCTGACGGAACGGGTCAACACCTTTCTGCAAACTCACTATGACTTCCGCTACAACCGCCTGACGGAAGAAACAGAATTTCGCCCATTAAGCGGAGCAAAGACCGAATTTCGTCCCATCGGAAAACGTGAACTGAACACCCTCTGCATGGAGGCTCATGCAGAGGGCATTTCCTGCTGGGATAAAGATGTGAGCCGATATATTTATTCCACACAAATCGGAGAGTATCATCCTTTCCGGCTTTATATGGACGAACTTCCTCCCTGGGACGGCATCGACCGGTTGACTCCGCTTGCCCGACGTGTATCTGCACTACCTCTATGGGTAAAAGGATTCCACACATGGATGCTGGGACTGGCTGCCCAATGGGAAGGAAAGACGGGTGTCCATGCCAACAGCCTGGCTCCCATCCTGATCAGTGCCGAACAGGGACGGATGAAATCGACTTTCTGCAAATCGCTGATGCCCAAAGTACTGCAACGTTACTATATGGATAATCTCAAACTGACATCAGAAGGACAGGCAGAACGTCTTCTGTCAGAAATGGGGCTGATCAATCTGGATGAATTCGACAAATATGCAGAGAGTAAAATGCCGCTTCTGAAGAATTTAATGCAAATGTCGAGTCTCCACGTCTGCAAAGCGTATCAGCGTAACTTCCGGGACTTGCCGCGCATCGCTTCTTTCATCGGAACTTCCAACCGCTCCGATCTGATGAGTGACCCGACAGGCAGCCGCCGTTTCTTCTGTGTAGAAGTAGAAAAGCCGATAAATTGTGAGGGAATCGAGCATGAACAGATCTTCGCCCAACTGAAAGCGGAGCTTGCCGACGGGTGTCCGTATTGGTTCGACAAAGAAACGGAACGTGAAATACAACAGAATAATGCACCCTTTTACCGTACTTGCCCTGCCGAAGAGGTATTTCTCAGTTGTTTCCGCACCTCAGCCTCAGCGGAAGAGAAATATCTGCGACTTTCTGCTGCCGATATTTATAAAGAACTGAAGAAACGGAATGCTGCTGCTCTACGAGGTTTCAATCCGAACCATTTTGCGCAAGTATTGATAAAAATGGGGGTAGAACGGAAGCATACGGAATATGGGAATGTATATTTGGTGGTAAGACGATGA
- a CDS encoding Fic family protein, translating to MNDFEEYIRQSEPHKREKGYAWQTAIGLQAVDGLKPSEYLKEKARQHIEGDITIDEVKQLVDSYYKSKVARSSSEDRTEEADKVSARITEILSENTFTFSPIEYLAIHRHLFEGIFSHAGQIRDYNITKNEWVLKGATVLYASAGSIRETLEYDFSQEKIFDYKNLNIDEAIRHIARFVSGIWQIHAFGEGNTRTTAVFTIKYLHTFGFNFSNETFANHSWYFRNALVRANYNDLTKGVYATTEFLEKFFRNLILNEQNELKNRNLQIDEIEKEAIQSAKQTDMDIPKCKNCTLDCTLEEIAVLNYLKEKPNATQKEIAQHIGKSERTVKSMTVNLSERGIIERKNGRRNGFWEIKK from the coding sequence ATGAACGACTTCGAGGAATACATAAGACAGAGCGAACCGCATAAGCGGGAGAAAGGATACGCTTGGCAAACAGCCATTGGCCTGCAAGCTGTTGATGGTCTTAAACCTTCGGAATATTTGAAGGAAAAAGCCCGCCAACACATTGAAGGGGATATCACTATTGACGAGGTCAAACAATTAGTTGATAGTTATTACAAATCAAAGGTTGCCCGTTCATCTAGCGAAGATCGTACGGAAGAAGCCGATAAGGTCTCAGCCAGAATAACAGAGATCCTTTCGGAGAATACATTCACATTCTCACCTATCGAATACTTGGCTATTCATCGGCATTTATTTGAAGGCATATTCAGCCATGCCGGACAAATACGGGATTACAATATTACAAAGAATGAATGGGTACTGAAAGGAGCAACAGTACTTTATGCCAGTGCAGGAAGTATCCGCGAAACCTTGGAATATGATTTCTCTCAAGAAAAGATTTTTGATTATAAAAATCTGAATATAGATGAGGCCATCAGACATATTGCCCGATTCGTTTCTGGAATATGGCAAATACACGCCTTTGGTGAAGGAAATACACGCACAACAGCCGTATTCACGATCAAATATCTGCATACTTTTGGATTCAATTTCAGTAACGAGACCTTCGCCAACCATTCTTGGTACTTCCGCAATGCTCTCGTCAGAGCTAACTATAATGACCTAACCAAAGGTGTGTATGCCACGACCGAATTTTTAGAAAAATTCTTCAGAAACCTGATTCTCAACGAACAAAATGAACTTAAAAATCGAAATCTACAGATCGACGAAATCGAAAAGGAAGCCATTCAAAGTGCAAAACAGACTGATATGGATATCCCAAAGTGCAAAAATTGCACTTTAGACTGCACTTTGGAAGAGATAGCCGTACTTAACTACCTCAAAGAAAAACCAAATGCAACACAAAAAGAAATAGCACAGCACATAGGAAAATCTGAGAGAACCGTCAAATCCATGACCGTAAACTTAAGTGAAAGAGGTATTATAGAACGCAAAAACGGACGTCGTAATGGCTTTTGGGAGATCAAGAAATGA
- a CDS encoding RNA-binding domain-containing protein — protein MTEQDIYKLLADGERVTLECKKAQNGVPNSLWETYSAFANTNGGILLLGVYENVAEKDSLMRFTITGVEDADKIRKDLWNTINSREKVNVNLLHDEDVQTISVNGKEVIAINVPRADYNLRPVYINNNLMRGTYRRNHEGDYHCTEQMIKMMVRDAYEDGNDRMFLEYYTMDDIDIPTLEGYRVMFKTNNPEHIWNSLDHKEFLMQLGGYVVNRKDGTEGLTIAGLLMFGKGLPVRERFDYLRMDYIDKSNLIGDQRYSDRLTYDGTWENNLFNFIRMVVPRLTRDIPRPFQMDGIIRKDDTPQHKAVREAFTNMIIHADLMLNGLLRVEKYDDRFVLSNPGLLKLPVEQIYAGGESKARNQRMQHMLRMIGYGENLGSGFPLILSAWNEKHWLKPELVEQPELMQVKLILHIENRVYVTKDVTKDVTKELTERQQIILEFMQADGTITISEMSQKTNVTERTIKRDIESLTEKGILSREGGRKEGRWVIRKI, from the coding sequence ATGACAGAACAAGATATATATAAACTGCTTGCAGATGGTGAGCGTGTTACGCTTGAATGCAAAAAGGCACAAAATGGTGTGCCAAATTCTTTGTGGGAAACATATTCTGCATTTGCTAATACGAATGGTGGAATTCTTTTGTTGGGGGTATATGAAAACGTAGCAGAGAAAGACTCTTTGATGAGATTCACAATCACTGGTGTTGAGGATGCAGACAAAATACGCAAGGATTTATGGAATACTATTAACAGTCGTGAGAAAGTAAATGTGAATCTGCTACATGATGAGGATGTTCAGACGATTAGCGTTAATGGTAAGGAGGTAATAGCGATAAATGTACCACGTGCCGATTATAATTTGCGTCCTGTTTACATTAATAACAACTTGATGCGTGGTACTTATAGACGCAACCATGAAGGTGATTATCACTGCACAGAGCAAATGATAAAGATGATGGTGCGCGATGCTTACGAGGATGGCAATGATCGTATGTTCTTGGAGTATTACACAATGGATGATATTGACATCCCGACATTAGAGGGTTATCGTGTTATGTTCAAGACTAATAATCCAGAACATATTTGGAATAGTCTTGATCATAAGGAGTTCTTGATGCAACTTGGTGGCTATGTTGTAAACCGAAAAGATGGTACTGAAGGTCTGACTATAGCAGGTCTTCTGATGTTTGGTAAAGGGTTGCCGGTACGTGAGCGTTTTGATTATCTGCGCATGGACTATATTGACAAGTCAAACCTTATAGGTGACCAACGTTATAGTGACCGACTGACCTATGACGGTACATGGGAGAATAATCTGTTCAACTTCATTCGTATGGTAGTTCCCCGTTTGACGCGAGATATTCCAAGGCCATTCCAAATGGATGGCATTATCCGTAAGGATGATACACCACAGCATAAGGCAGTGCGTGAGGCTTTTACCAATATGATTATCCATGCCGACTTAATGCTGAATGGCCTTCTTCGTGTCGAGAAGTATGATGACCGCTTTGTGCTTTCCAATCCAGGCTTATTGAAATTGCCTGTTGAACAAATCTATGCTGGTGGCGAATCCAAAGCTCGTAACCAACGAATGCAGCATATGCTCCGTATGATAGGTTACGGAGAAAACCTAGGCTCAGGTTTCCCGCTCATCCTTAGTGCGTGGAATGAGAAGCATTGGCTGAAGCCGGAATTGGTTGAGCAGCCGGAACTGATGCAGGTGAAACTAATCCTTCATATTGAGAATCGAGTGTATGTCACGAAAGATGTCACGAAAGATGTCACGAAAGAACTAACAGAACGTCAACAGATTATACTTGAATTCATGCAAGCTGATGGAACTATAACTATCTCTGAAATGTCCCAAAAGACAAACGTGACAGAACGGACTATTAAACGTGATATAGAATCTCTTACAGAGAAAGGTATACTTTCTCGTGAAGGAGGACGCAAAGAAGGTCGATGGGTAATCCGTAAAATTTGA
- a CDS encoding FimB/Mfa2 family fimbrial subunit, with protein sequence MKRILTTIQEKANNILLFTILAGAITSCDSILDYNENCDIEYCVKFKYDYNMEEKDVFAEQVRTVTLYAFDDNNNLVFQNTDEGEPLGEETYAMNVDIDLSQYHLVVWAGLNDESFAVPLLYPNQAKIDELRVKTLRKEATRSTTEDEKGQYIVDNSLHSLWHGEVKKGTTTRSGRQQITEVSLVKNTNTIRVVVAQVNQSGGPVTRLTQKTFECAIYDNNGYMNYDNTLLEDNLLTYKPYNVTSDVVSTRAFSSADEPAKQYNGIVSEMSVARLVESQKPELTIKNTATQEVLFQSSDLVKYFEEVDAEKYKDRNYSLQEYLDREDKYELVIFVDEKLALIKTVIQVNDWIIQLNDIEL encoded by the coding sequence ATGAAACGAATCCTAACTACCATACAAGAAAAAGCAAATAACATATTGTTATTCACAATATTGGCTGGTGCAATTACATCTTGTGATTCCATTTTGGATTACAATGAGAATTGTGACATCGAATATTGTGTCAAGTTCAAGTATGACTACAATATGGAAGAAAAGGATGTATTCGCCGAACAAGTAAGAACTGTTACTCTTTACGCTTTTGACGATAATAACAATCTTGTTTTCCAGAACACCGATGAAGGTGAGCCATTAGGAGAAGAAACCTACGCGATGAACGTAGATATAGATCTCTCGCAATACCACCTGGTGGTATGGGCAGGATTAAATGATGAATCATTTGCAGTCCCTTTGCTATATCCCAATCAAGCTAAAATTGACGAATTAAGAGTAAAAACATTACGCAAAGAAGCTACTCGCAGCACCACCGAGGATGAAAAGGGACAATACATAGTAGACAACAGCCTACATTCACTCTGGCATGGAGAGGTTAAAAAAGGAACTACCACTCGTAGCGGCAGACAGCAAATCACCGAAGTCTCATTAGTAAAAAATACCAATACAATCCGTGTCGTTGTAGCACAAGTAAACCAATCAGGAGGACCTGTAACCCGCTTGACACAAAAAACTTTCGAATGCGCCATATACGACAATAATGGTTACATGAACTATGACAACACGCTATTAGAAGATAACTTATTGACTTACAAGCCATACAATGTCACATCGGATGTAGTCAGTACCCGAGCTTTTAGTTCTGCAGATGAACCTGCCAAACAATACAACGGTATCGTTAGCGAAATGAGCGTGGCAAGACTTGTGGAAAGCCAAAAGCCGGAGTTGACAATCAAAAATACTGCTACTCAGGAAGTATTATTCCAAAGTTCCGACTTGGTGAAATACTTCGAAGAAGTAGATGCCGAAAAATATAAAGATCGTAATTATTCTCTTCAAGAATACTTAGACCGAGAAGATAAATATGAACTAGTGATTTTTGTAGATGAGAAATTGGCACTCATCAAAACTGTAATCCAAGTAAACGACTGGATCATCCAACTCAATGATATCGAACTTTAA
- a CDS encoding HU family DNA-binding protein: protein MAILFDWYENPVSPDQPKKKRFHPRIAYNGQVDTDEMRSKIQSRCTLNEVDVTAVLDALSQVMGEELGEGRQVHLDGIGYFYPTLTATEEIAADTPRRNMKIKLKAIRFRSDQKLKNSIGLIKVKQLKKNFHSSKLSEVEIDMLLKEYFSTHQMMQRRDFQSLCGMVRSTAMIHIRRICQEGKLQNLGLRNQPIYVPVPGFYGTSRDQPTLR, encoded by the coding sequence ATGGCTATATTATTTGACTGGTATGAGAACCCGGTATCACCGGATCAACCGAAGAAAAAAAGATTCCATCCCCGCATTGCTTACAATGGTCAGGTAGATACGGACGAAATGAGGAGTAAGATTCAATCCCGTTGTACGCTGAATGAAGTCGATGTGACTGCTGTACTGGATGCTCTTTCGCAGGTGATGGGAGAGGAGTTGGGAGAAGGACGGCAGGTGCATTTGGACGGCATCGGCTATTTTTACCCCACGCTGACTGCTACGGAAGAGATAGCCGCCGACACTCCACGACGGAATATGAAAATCAAACTGAAGGCTATCCGCTTTCGTTCGGATCAGAAATTGAAAAACTCTATCGGATTAATTAAGGTAAAGCAACTGAAGAAGAATTTTCATTCGTCCAAACTTTCGGAAGTAGAGATTGATATGTTGCTGAAGGAGTATTTCAGTACGCATCAGATGATGCAGCGCAGAGATTTCCAATCTTTGTGTGGCATGGTACGTTCTACGGCTATGATTCATATCCGGAGAATTTGCCAGGAAGGAAAGTTGCAGAATCTCGGATTGCGTAATCAGCCGATCTATGTTCCTGTTCCCGGATTCTACGGGACATCCAGAGATCAGCCGACGCTCCGGTAA